The proteins below come from a single Aegilops tauschii subsp. strangulata cultivar AL8/78 chromosome 6, Aet v6.0, whole genome shotgun sequence genomic window:
- the LOC109736194 gene encoding nuclear cap-binding protein subunit 2 → MASLFKDPSKLSVYRDRRFPGTQEEFEAALLASLTVYVGNMSFYTTEEQAYELFSRAGEIKKIIMGLDKNTKTPCGFCFVLYYSREDAEDAVKYISGTMLDDRPIRVDFDWGFEEGRQWGRGRSGGQVRDEYRTDYDPGRGGYGKMVQKELEAQRELVDYGVGFQTNAPPQFDRADRKRGYGDRNDRGDYQRRRSAPDMARRATDSDSKRDANQEPEKNPRFREKGDSDDEDDDYDKKRRR, encoded by the exons ATGGCGTCCCTTTTCAAG GACCCGAGCAAGCTGTCGGTGTACAGGGACCGGCGGTTCCCTGGGACGCAGGAGGAGTTTGAGGCGGCGCTGCTGGCGTCGCTGACGGTGTACGTGGGGAACATGTCCTTCTACACCACGGAGGAGCAGGCCTACGAGCTGTTCTCCCGCGCCGGCGAGATAAAGAAGATCATCATGGGCCTCGACAAGAACACCAAGACCCCCTGCGGCTTCTGCTTCGTACT GTACTACTCCAGGGAAGATGCTGAAGATGCAGTAAAATATATTAGTGGCACAATGCTTGATGATCGCCCAATCCGTGTTGATTTTGATTGGGGCTTTGAAGAAGGCAGACAATGGGGCCGTGGAAGGAGTGGTGGACAA GTCCGAGATGAGTACCGCACGGATTATGATCCTG GAAGAGGTGGCTATGGCAAGATGGTTCAGAAAGAGCTAGAAGCACAAAGAGAATTAGTTGACTATGGTGTAGGTTTTCAAACGAATGCTCCACCGCAGT TTGATAGAGCTGACAGGAAGAGAGGATATGGCGACCGGAATGACAGAGGAG ATTACCAACGGAGACGGTCGGCACCAGATATGGCCAGGAGAGCAACTGACTCGGATTCTAAGAGAGATGCTAATCAAGAGCCT GAAAAGAATCCCAGGTTTCGCGAGAAAGGTGATtctgatgatgaagatgacgactACGATAAGAAACGCCGGCGCTGA